Within the Streptomyces sp. NBC_00554 genome, the region CCTTCTCCTGGCCCACCAGGTCGTCCCACACGGGCACGGGGCACCGCCCTTCCGTCGCACTTCGCCTTGCCGGATCCATTGTGCGGGTCGCCACTGACAACGGGTCCCCGGACCGGGGGCCAACGGCTACGACCGCTACCCTTCAGCTGCCGCAGCCACCGGCTCCAACAGCTGCGGCCACCGGTCTCACAGCCGCGGCCGCCGGCCCAACAACCGCGGCCGCCGATCTCAACAACTGCGGCCAACGGTCCCAACAGCTGCGTCCGCCGGTTCCCGCACCGCAGCCCGCCGGATCTCAGCGGCGCTGGTCGCCCCTCCCCCGCCCCTCGTCCCAGTCGTCGTCCTCGCGCGGGCCCAGCAACTCGTCCGCCAGCGTCGGGAGATCGTCGAGCGGTGTCTCCTCCGCCCAGTCAGAGCGAGGGCGTCGACGCAGGGTGCCCTCGGCGTCGACCTGGGGCAGCTCGCGCGTACGGTCGCCGGAGTCCTCGGACCCCTGGGCCGCGCGCTCGTCGCGGAAGTAGCCCGGCGGCACCCGATCCGAGGGATCACTCGCTGACTTGCCCGCACCCGCGTCCCGAACCGGAGGCAGCACAGCCGTCTGATCGGCAGCACCCGAAGTCACCGGCGGCAGCACGGCCGTCTCGTCCGCAGCCCTGTCCCGCACCGGCGGCAGCACAGCCGTCTCGTCCGCCGACCCCGAAGTCACCGGCGGCAGCACCGCCGTCTCGTCCGCAGCCCGCTCAGGCACAGGCGGCTGCGGCAGCTTGGCCGTCTCCTCGGAGTCGGACCGCGAACCAGAACGAGCACCCGCCCCGGAACCGGACCGCACACCGCCCCGGCCCTCATCACCCCGCACCGGCCGCAGCACCGCCGTGTCGTCCACCGCCCGGGCAGACCCGCCCGACGGCGCCACGACCGGCGTAGGCACGGTCGTCTCGTTGTCGGGCGCCGCCGAAGCAGAACCCGCCGAACCGGAAGCGGCAGCCTTCACCGCCGCAGCTTCGGCAGCCACCGCAGCGGCCGCGGCCGCCGAAGCCGCCGCCGCTTCCGCCGCCCCCCGCCGAGCCTCCTCCGCCCGCAGCAACGCCTCCTCGGCCTTCCGCTGCTTCTCCAAGCGGCGCGCCTCCGCCTCGGCGCGCAGCCGCGCCTCCTCGGCGGCCTGCCTGCGCAGACGCTCCTGCTCGGCGGCCCTGACCTGCTCCTCCGCCAGCTTGCGGGCCTGCTCCTCCTCGGCACGGCGGCGGGCCTCCTCGGCACGCTGCCTGGCCTCCTCCGCCTGGCGCTCGGCCTCGCGCCGCTGGGCCTCCTCCAGCTCGCGCTGCTTGCGCTCCTCTTCCTCCGCGCGCAGCCTGGCGAGCTGCTCCTGGCGCTCACGCTCCAGGCGCTCCTCCTCTGCCTTGCGCGCGGCCTCCTCCTCGGCCTTGCGCCGGGCCTCTTCCTCGGCCGCCTTGCGAGCCTCCTCCTGGGCCTTCACCTCGGCCTCGGAGAGGGGCAGCATCACGTCGAGCCGATGCCGTACGACGGTGGTGACCGCCTCGGGCTCCTGGGCGGCGTCGACGACGAGGTAGCGCCCCGGGTCGGCGGCGGCGAGCGTCAGGAAACCGGACCGCACGCGCGCGTGGAACTCGGCGGGCTCCGACTCCAGCCGGTCCGGCGCCTCCGTGAACCGCTCACGCGCCGCTTCCGGCGAGACGTCAAGCAGCACCGTCAGATGCGGAACGAGTCCGTCCGTGGCCCAGCGCGAGATCCGCGCGATCTCGGTCGGCGACAGATCGCGGCCCGCCCCCTGGTACGCCACCGAGGAGTCGATGTACCGGTCGGAGATCACGACGGCCCCCCGCTCCAGCGCGGGCCGCACCACCGTGTCGACGTGCTCCGCGCGGTCGGCGGCGTACAGCAGCGCCTCCGCCCGGTGTGAAAGACCGGCCGACGACACGTCGAGGAGGATCGACCGCAGCCGCTTGCCCACCGGTGTGGCGCCCGGCTCCCGGGTCACCACGACCTCGTGGCCCTTGGCGCGGATCCACTCCGCGAGCGCCTCCGCCTGGGTCGACTTCCCGGCCCCGTCACCGCCCTCCAGAGCGATGAAGAACCCGGAGACGGCCGTGGCCTGGGCGGGGTCGTCGCCGCCGCGCAGCGCGTCCCGCAGGTCGTGCCGCAGCGGCACCCCGGAGCGGTCGTCGGCCTTGGCGAGCACCAGCGCGGCGACCGGCAGCAGCAGCGCGCCGACCAGCATCAGGGTGAAGGCGGCGCCGCCGTGCGCGAACACGAACTTGCCGCTCTCCAGGCGGTGCGGACCGATCAGGGCCGCCACCACGGGTGCCACCAGCGCGCCGAGCGCCACGAACACTCGTACGACCGCGTGCAGATGCTCGGTCGTCCGCGCGCGCCGGTAGTCCTCGGTCTCCTGGTCGAGCAGCGCGTGCCCGGTGTTGGCGGCGACGCCCGCGCCGACGCCCGCGAAGCCGACGATCAGCAGCACGGTGGTGACGTCAGGGACCAGCCCGGCGGCCAGCAGCGCGATGCCGGTGAAGGCGATCGCCAGCGCGAGCAGCCTGCGCCGCGACAGCGACGGCACCACCGAGGAGGCCGTACGGATGCCGATGACGACACCGCCGGTCAGCGCCAGCACCAGCAGCCCGTACGTCACCGGTCCGCCGCCCAGGTCCTTGGCGTGCAGCACGGAGACGGCGACGGCGGCCGAGATCGCCGCGGCGACGGCGGCACAGGCCAGCACAAGGAGCGGAATGGCGCCCGTACGGCCCGTGTCGACGACCGTGCCCGTCTTGGGGCGGCGCAGGCCCTCCAGCGGCGACCTGGCGCGCGGGGTGCGCGCGTCGGGCAGCTCGAGGAAGGTCAGCACCGACAGCGAGGCGGCGAACAGCCCGGCGGCGACGTACGAGGCGAGCGCCGCCTGGTGCAGGCCGAACCAGGCGATCCCGGCGCCCAGCAGGTTGTTGACGAGGGACACGACCACGAGCGCGGCGGCCGCGATCGGCACCGCCAGGAATCCCGTACGCAGCGACAGGCGCCGCAGCGCGTCCATGTGGTCCGGCAGCGGGCGCACCGTGGCGCCCTCCAGCGGCGGGGCGGGCAGCAGCGCGGGCGCCGCACTCTCCCGGCACACCGTCCAGAACCGCTCGGCGACTCCGGTCACGAAGGCGACGACCAGGATGACGGCGAGCGCGTCATCCGGGGTCCAGTCGATCCACAGGGGCGCGACGATCATGAGCGCGGCCCGCACGCCGTCCGCCCCGACCATGGTCCAGCGCCGGTCGAGCAGCCCCTCCTGGGAGGTCAGCGAGGTCAGCGGCCCGAGAAGTACGGCCCCGAAGAGCAGCGTCGCGAGAACACGTGCCCCGAAGACGGCCGCCACGGCGAGGGCGACTCCGCGGTAGCCACCGCCGAAGGAACCCTCGGAGATCGCCGCCTGCAGGGCCAGGACGACAAGGACCAGCAGGGCCAGGGCGTCACCGACACCTCCCACGAGCTGGGCGCTCCACAGCCGTTTCAACTGCGGCTGGCGCAGCAGGGCGCGCACGGCGCGCTCCCGGGAATCTGCGACCAGGGCGTCGTCGGGGGCCGGGGTGTGGGCCGTTGGCTGCTCGGCTCGCGTCATCCTGACAGCCTATCCGGACCCACTGACTCCCCGAAGGGGTGGCCGAACATACGGACGCCCCCACACCAAAAGGTGTAGGGGCGCACACGTGTCGGGCACATGGAGGACGGTTGCCGGGAAGGCACCCGCAAGCGCTGGCCCTCCGAAGCTCTAGCCCTCCGAAGCCGCCGTCTTCTTCGCGACGGCCTTCTTGGCGGGTGCCTTCTTGGCAGCCGTCTTCGAAGTCGTCGTCTTCTTGGCAGCGGTTTTCTTGGCGGGTGCCTTCTTGGTGGCCGTTTTCTTGGCCGGAGCCTTCTTCGCGGTCTTCTTGGCCGGCGTCTTGGCCCGCTTCTCGGCGAGCAGCTCGAAGCCGCGCTCCGGGGTGATCTCCTCGACGCTGTCGTCGGACCGCAGGGTCGCGTTGGTCTCGCCGTCGGTCACGTACGGCCCGAAACGGCCGTCCTTGACGACGACGGGCTTCCCGCTGACCGGGTCCTCGCCCAGCTCCTTCAGCGGCGGCTTGGCGGCCGCCCGCCCGCGCTGCTTGGGCTGGGAGTAGATCTCCAGCGCCTCTTCGAGCGTGATCGTGAAGAGCTGGTCCTCGGCGGTGAGGGACCGCGAGTCCGTGCCCTTCTTCAGGTACGGCCCGTAGCGCCCGTTCTGCGCGGTGATCTCCACGCCCTCGGCGTCCTTGCCCACCACACGCGGCAGCGACATCAGCTTCAGTGCGTCGTCCAGCGTCACCGTGTCGAGCGACATCGCCTTGAAGAGCGAGGCCGTACGCGGCTTGACGGCGTTCTTGCCCGTCTTCGGGGTGCCCTCGGGGAGCACCTCGGTGACGTACGGGCCGTAGCGGCCGTCGCGAGCGATGACCTGGTGGCCGGTCACCGGGTCGGCACCGAGTTCGAAGTCGCCGCTCGGCTTGGCGAGCAGTTCCTCGGCGAGCTCGATCGTCAGCTCGTCGGGGGCCAGGTCCTCGGGCACGTCCGCGCGCTGGTGGTTCTCGGAGTCCTTCTCGCCGCGCTCGACGTACGGGCCGTAGCGCCCGACGCGCAGCATGATGTCGGTGCCGGCGACCGGGAAGGACGACACCTCGCGGGCGTCGATGGCGCCCAGGTCGGTGACGAGCTCCTTGAGGCCGCCGAGGTGGTCGCCGTCGCCGTTCCCGGCCTCGGCGGCACCCCTCGCGTCGCCCTCGCCGAAGTAGAAGCGCCGCAGCCACGGGATGGACTGCGCCTCGCCCCGCGCGATGCGGTCGAGGTCGTCCTCCATCTTGGCGGTGAAGTCGTAGTCGACGAGGCGCCCGAAGTGCTTCTCCAGCAGGTTGACCACGGCGAAGGACAGGAAGGACGGCACGAGGGCCGTGCCCTTCTTGAACACATAGCCGCGGTCGAGGATCGTGCCGATGATCGACGCGTACGTCGACGGGCGGCCGATCTCGCGCTCTTCGAGCTCCTTGACGAGGCTGGCCTCGGTGTAGCGGGCCGGGGGCTTGGTGGCGTGCCCGTCGACCGTGATCTCCTCGGCGGACAGCGGGTCGCCCTCGGCCACCTGCGGCAGCCGGCGCTCGCGGTCGTCCAGCTCGGCGTTCGGGTCGTCCGCGCCCTCGACGTACGCCTTGAGGAAGCCGTGGAAGGTGATCGTCTTGCCGGACGCGCTGAACTCGGCGTCGCGGCCGTCGGCGGACCTGCCCGCGATCTTGACGGTGACGGAGTTGCCGACCGCGTCCTTCATCTGGGAGGCGACGGTCCGCTTCCAGATGAGCTCGTACAGCCGGAACTGGTCGCCGGTCAGGCCCGTCTCGGCCGGGGTACGGAAACGGTCGCCCGAGGGGCGGATCGCCTCGTGCGCCTCCTGGGCGTTCTTGACCTTTCCGGCGTACGTGCGCGGCTTGTCCGGCAGGTAGTCGGCGCCGTACAGCTGCGTGACCTGGGTGCGGGCGGCGGTGATCGCC harbors:
- the tmk gene encoding dTMP kinase, producing MTRAEQPTAHTPAPDDALVADSRERAVRALLRQPQLKRLWSAQLVGGVGDALALLVLVVLALQAAISEGSFGGGYRGVALAVAAVFGARVLATLLFGAVLLGPLTSLTSQEGLLDRRWTMVGADGVRAALMIVAPLWIDWTPDDALAVILVVAFVTGVAERFWTVCRESAAPALLPAPPLEGATVRPLPDHMDALRRLSLRTGFLAVPIAAAALVVVSLVNNLLGAGIAWFGLHQAALASYVAAGLFAASLSVLTFLELPDARTPRARSPLEGLRRPKTGTVVDTGRTGAIPLLVLACAAVAAAISAAVAVSVLHAKDLGGGPVTYGLLVLALTGGVVIGIRTASSVVPSLSRRRLLALAIAFTGIALLAAGLVPDVTTVLLIVGFAGVGAGVAANTGHALLDQETEDYRRARTTEHLHAVVRVFVALGALVAPVVAALIGPHRLESGKFVFAHGGAAFTLMLVGALLLPVAALVLAKADDRSGVPLRHDLRDALRGGDDPAQATAVSGFFIALEGGDGAGKSTQAEALAEWIRAKGHEVVVTREPGATPVGKRLRSILLDVSSAGLSHRAEALLYAADRAEHVDTVVRPALERGAVVISDRYIDSSVAYQGAGRDLSPTEIARISRWATDGLVPHLTVLLDVSPEAARERFTEAPDRLESEPAEFHARVRSGFLTLAAADPGRYLVVDAAQEPEAVTTVVRHRLDVMLPLSEAEVKAQEEARKAAEEEARRKAEEEAARKAEEERLERERQEQLARLRAEEEERKQRELEEAQRREAERQAEEARQRAEEARRRAEEEQARKLAEEQVRAAEQERLRRQAAEEARLRAEAEARRLEKQRKAEEALLRAEEARRGAAEAAAASAAAAAAVAAEAAAVKAAASGSAGSASAAPDNETTVPTPVVAPSGGSARAVDDTAVLRPVRGDEGRGGVRSGSGAGARSGSRSDSEETAKLPQPPVPERAADETAVLPPVTSGSADETAVLPPVRDRAADETAVLPPVTSGAADQTAVLPPVRDAGAGKSASDPSDRVPPGYFRDERAAQGSEDSGDRTRELPQVDAEGTLRRRPRSDWAEETPLDDLPTLADELLGPREDDDWDEGRGRGDQRR
- the topA gene encoding type I DNA topoisomerase; translated protein: MSPTSDTAHGGRRLVIVESPAKAKTIKGYLGPGYVVEASVGHIRDLPNGAAEVPEEYTGEVRRLGVDVENDFQPIYVVNADKKAQVKKLKDLLKDSDELFLATDEDREGEAIAWHLLEVLKPKVPVHRMVFHEITKDAIRSAVANPRELNQRMVDAQETRRILDRLYGYEVSPVLWKKVMPRLSAGRVQSVATRLVVERERERIAFRSAEYWDLTGTFGTGRTGDASDPSQLVARLTAVDGKRVAQGRDFDSLGQIKGANTLHLDETNARALAAALENTDFAVRSVESKPYRRSPYAPFRTTTLQQEASRKLGFGAKATMQVAQKLYENGFITYMRTDSTTLSETAITAARTQVTQLYGADYLPDKPRTYAGKVKNAQEAHEAIRPSGDRFRTPAETGLTGDQFRLYELIWKRTVASQMKDAVGNSVTVKIAGRSADGRDAEFSASGKTITFHGFLKAYVEGADDPNAELDDRERRLPQVAEGDPLSAEEITVDGHATKPPARYTEASLVKELEEREIGRPSTYASIIGTILDRGYVFKKGTALVPSFLSFAVVNLLEKHFGRLVDYDFTAKMEDDLDRIARGEAQSIPWLRRFYFGEGDARGAAEAGNGDGDHLGGLKELVTDLGAIDAREVSSFPVAGTDIMLRVGRYGPYVERGEKDSENHQRADVPEDLAPDELTIELAEELLAKPSGDFELGADPVTGHQVIARDGRYGPYVTEVLPEGTPKTGKNAVKPRTASLFKAMSLDTVTLDDALKLMSLPRVVGKDAEGVEITAQNGRYGPYLKKGTDSRSLTAEDQLFTITLEEALEIYSQPKQRGRAAAKPPLKELGEDPVSGKPVVVKDGRFGPYVTDGETNATLRSDDSVEEITPERGFELLAEKRAKTPAKKTAKKAPAKKTATKKAPAKKTAAKKTTTSKTAAKKAPAKKAVAKKTAASEG